One region of Triticum aestivum cultivar Chinese Spring chromosome 6B, IWGSC CS RefSeq v2.1, whole genome shotgun sequence genomic DNA includes:
- the LOC123133184 gene encoding trinucleotide repeat-containing gene 18 protein, producing MANGKNVVAMLFLTTIVAVAATRPADTYGAAEENTLKMATPSRKGVDATLAATRVVAAEKSIKKAESATTSEEAAAAKQDGAKSASAALKYNAISQQATGKGSSISPGRKEAAGTLAATQYATTEKSIKKAETATTPEKAVAAKRDAAKSADDALKYGAISRKAAGTSSSTSPNRKEATTDLAAMHTAAGKMITKKAETATTPEEAVAAKRAAAKSTAAASKYGVISQQAAGTSSSTSPNRKEAVGTLADARIAAAEKSIKKAETATRPEEAAPAKKDAAKSEADAMKYGAISQQAANKNGA from the coding sequence ATGGCCAACGGAAAGAATGTCGTGGCCATGTTATTTCTCACCACCATTGTGGCGGTGGCGGCCACAAGGCCAGCCGACACCTATGGCGCTGCGGAGGAGAACACATTGAAGATGGCTACCCCCAGCAGGAAAGGGGTTGACGCTACATTAGCAGCTACACGTGTTGTTGCCGCCGAGAAGTCCATCAAGAAGGCTGAAAGCGCCACCACATCAGAAGAGGCCGCGGCTGCCAAGCAAGATGGAGCAAAATCTGCTTCTGCTGCATTAAAGTACAATGCCATCTCTCAGCAGGCAACTGGTAAAGGTTCTTCTATCTCCCCAGGCAGGAAAGAAGCAGCCGGTACTTTAGCCGCCACACAATATGCTACCACCGAGAAGTCCATCAAGAAGGCCGAAACCGCCACGACACCTGAAAAGGCCGTGGCTGCCAAGCGAGACGCAGCAAAGTCTGCTGACGATGCATTAAAGTATGGTGCCATCTCTCGGAAAGCAGCTGGTACAAGTTCTTCTACCTCCCCCAATAGGAAAGAAGCCACCACTGACTTAGCAGCTATGCACACTGCTGCTGGTAAGATGATCACCAAGAAGGCTGAAACCGCTACCACACCTGAAGAGGCCGTGGCTGCCAAGCGAGCTGCAGCCAAGTCTACTGCTGCTGCATCAAAGTATGGTGTCATTTCTCAGCAAGCAGCTGGTACAAGTTCTTCTACCTCCCCCAACAGGAAAGAAGCTGTCGGTACCTTGGCAGATGCGCGCATAGCTGCTGCCGAGAAGTCCATCAAGAAGGCTGAAACCGCCACCAGACCTGAAGAGGCAGCACCCGCTAAGAAGGATGCCGCGAAATCTGAGGCTGATGCAATGAAGTACGGGGCCATCTCTCAGCAGGCCGCCAACAAAAATGGTGCCTAA